The nucleotide window TTTCCGCTCAGAGCTGCTTCTGTAAACTGTCTCAAAAAATGACCAAAATGcttcaacaacaaaagaatttgCGTCTCGCAACAAACGTGAACGCAAATACTGAGAATTTTCcataacgaaaatttttctcGTTTCATTCCTCAACGAGTAGACTTTAGACCAATGAAGAAGTACGTCAAAGATTTCCGGACTAACTAAATCGAAATCAATGGAATGAAGTTGTTTAAGAAATGGGTCGATATAAAGCAGCTCTTTCGCATGCTCCTTGTCGAGAAATTGACCCATAGCTTTGAATGcgtttgaaaaacatttacttTTACGAAAGTCCATTAGATTTACCAAAACGTTTTTACCTTTCTCATCAAATTCCATCAATAGATAAGCTTTTTCATTGCTGGTTAAAGGAACAATTGGATGGTTTaagagaaaatcaaaattgtccATTCGTTCGGCAGAAAGAAATATCGGATTTCGGTCGTAGATTCCTCTCTTGAAGAACAAATTCTTAAAACAGTCGGCATCTAATTGATCACGTAACAGTTTCAGCAACCTTTCCACGAAATCAACTGACTGAAACTCAGCTGCTTCACCTACCGGTCCAGCTTTATAGTCGAGTAACTCGCACAGTTcttttggattattttcgaaagtttttgcTATGATCTTAACCGTGTTCACGTCACCTAAATATATCGCATGGatcaaaatttgttgaagTTTTGCGGTAGtgtaaaattgttcaaaatgcTTGACGGCACCGTTCAAGGCTTCAGTCTGTGTGCCGGAAAGCAGAAACGTGTAAAGGCCTTCCATAAACACATGCACTTTATCGTATTGATCCCAATCGCTGAGAATTGCCTTCAATGTGTTCGGTATGGAATCGGTGACGTTTTTTCCGGACGCAAACAGTCTCTGCCTAAAAAAttcaacgacaaaaaattCAGCAGTGACTGCATGAATCCTATTTCTATAAATGAAACTCCGGTCAAAGTTAAGCGTACTGAAATCGACCATCGGCAAGTTAGGAAACCATGATTCGGCTAAATGGCCTTGATAGTAGTTGGGAAATAGAGTCTGCATGGCTCGGTGTTGATAGATGGACTCAACGTCTGTTCTGGTTAGCGTTGGCGATTCTATTGAGCTGATGATAATGTCGGTGTAGTGTTTGAATATTCCGTATAATGATCTATCCCAAACATCGTCGTGATCGTCACAATGTAaggaattttcaattgaaatatttgcCCATACGGACAACTCCAACCTCCATTCATTACGATCTTTTGCCTGTCGCCTGTCGAATTTGTCCCACGCGTAAAACAGTTTATCCGCTGAGCGCACCCAAAAATTATCTTCTATTGGGAGCTGTCTGTAAACGGTCATGCTAAGGCGAGATATTAGATCAAAATTTCGCACCGAGCCGAATATCCAAAGTTGATTGTCGGATTCCCTTTTGATTGCGTTTAGCAAACGGATTTCCCTGCTGGCGTTTTCACGATTTAAGTCAGCCGAAAGTGTCACCAGAAAAATGACTCGATTGCTGGTGAAAATGTCGTGAAATGCTTTCTCCTCGAAATCGGTTAGGTTGAGAACATTCTTGGAAATGTACGCTGATACTGCTTCCCGATCTTCAAACTTCTCGGCAACGTTACTAACACTTTGAAGATTGAGTGACACTATCCAATACCACGGCAGTTTCTTCTTAAGTTGTTGCGCCACTACTCTGGCAAAATCTGGAATGTCCACTGTTGGTATATCGCTGAGGTAGATACGTTTGTTGATCCTTGCGTCAGCTATGACAGTATCCATATCCACCTCGTCATATCGGTTTCGATTGTAGTTTCGGTATATACCATTCGTTCGATTTTGTAGGAAATTTTTATCCTTAGAGCATTGACTGGCATCGAATTTCACATCAGCTCCTAATCTCATTGTATGGCTTAAGACGTCATTTATTCGTAAAAATTGTAATGATTTGGCGTCAGCAGCTAAAACATATTTCAAAGGAATTTGAAACCCCTGAAAGTCAATGTCATATTCCAATAATATTCTTTGATCATCGAACGAtagctgaaaaaaatttccgGCTTCGTTCAATTGGGTGAAATTAGTTGCAGTCCATGTCTCGCCTAAAAGTATGCGCATTGTTTCGGCTGATAGTCACATGTTTTGGAATGAATTACCTATCAATCCTGCCCTTCTTGACGACACATTCATATTAGGATCTGAGATATTTTCTGCAATACACTCACAATTGAAGCGATAGATTAATAGTATCGAGCACAAAAATAACTGCCTGAAATggacgaaatatttaaatttccaaaGTATCGTTCCAATTGAATTCACTTACATGATGATGGTGTACGTATACAACTAACTCAGTAGATACCTCAGCATGAGTTGAAATTGCAACGGCAAGTAGgtattttaatcaaatgatGACTTGATATTGTCTCATTATTAAAGTAACGTTCGTACGTTTGGTAAAAATGATCAATTGATCAATGGAACTAAAACAACCGACGTGACGTTTTATTTGTATTATGCACGCTTAATTGAGTCTATATTGTTTTTTCCCATCGTACACACACTCGAGGTCGTCAAATGAATGACTTTTGGAACGCTATATCTATGTCTAGTATATCCATCTACTTAGATACTAAGCAATACTTACGGCTGCCATCAAGGTATAAGTGACGTTTTTAAAATATACTTTACTTCGCACTTCAATTTCCGGGGAATTGCGTCAATATTGTTAAAACTAAAgtatttagaaaaattggcAGAATTTGAGAAATCGGTTTCCCAAAAATTGTCCCTGCTTTCATTAGACGTTTCATTCGGTTCTCGATCCTGGAGGTGTTCAATCAACTTAATACTACTTAATTGATGTTcttacaattgctaaaagtttcctatgtgcagaatgagcaccagctgaatatcaccagctagtgtacaaacaaaaacactttgtgttgtaaacaattcaaagacaacctacacactGGGCACATTCTGTGTACAcacccaagtagcatttcagaaaaaataacttattcgttaaaataacgttgtagcaacgttgcCACAACGGTTGTGCAACCGTTGTTGCCCGGTTATAGTTTAACCTACgtcaattaaccgttggataaccgttaaacaacgaaaaagttaaaaattatagttgctctaccttaaatttttaactttttcgttgtttaactgttatccaacggttaattgacCTAGGTTAAACTATAACCGGGCAACAACGGTTGCAAAACCGTTGTGacaacgttgctacaacgttattctaacgaataagttattttttctgaaatgctacttgggaaCTCAAAATGTGCACAGAAACCAAGAACATGTGAACAAATGATACACAGTTAGAGTACAGATGTGAACTATTTTGAGCACGAACTgtgaatttttcacattttgttaatattttgtgaacaG belongs to Bradysia coprophila strain Holo2 chromosome X unlocalized genomic scaffold, BU_Bcop_v1 contig_35, whole genome shotgun sequence and includes:
- the LOC119069472 gene encoding uncharacterized protein LOC119069472; its protein translation is MNVSSRRAGLIGETWTATNFTQLNEAGNFFQLSFDDQRILLEYDIDFQGFQIPLKYVLAADAKSLQFLRINDVLSHTMRLGADVKFDASQCSKDKNFLQNRTNGIYRNYNRNRYDEVDMDTVIADARINKRIYLSDIPTVDIPDFARVVAQQLKKKLPWYWIVSLNLQSVSNVAEKFEDREAVSAYISKNVLNLTDFEEKAFHDIFTSNRVIFLVTLSADLNRENASREIRLLNAIKRESDNQLWIFGSVRNFDLISRLSMTVYRQLPIEDNFWVRSADKLFYAWDKFDRRQAKDRNEWRLELSVWANISIENSLHCDDHDDVWDRSLYGIFKHYTDIIISSIESPTLTRTDVESIYQHRAMQTLFPNYYQGHLAESWFPNLPMVDFSTLNFDRSFIYRNRIHAVTAEFFVVEFFRQRLFASGKNVTDSIPNTLKAILSDWDQYDKVHVFMEGLYTFLLSGTQTEALNGAVKHFEQFYTTAKLQQILIHAIYLGDVNTVKIIAKTFENNPKELCELLDYKAGPVGEAAEFQSVDFVERLLKLLRDQLDADCFKNLFFKRGIYDRNPIFLSAERMDNFDFLLNHPIVPLTSNEKAYLLMEFDEKGKNVLVNLMDFRKSKCFSNAFKAMGQFLDKEHAKELLYIDPFLKQLHSIDFDLVSPEIFDVLLHWSKVYSLRNETRKIFVMENSQYLRSRLLRDANSFVVEAFWSFFETVYRSSSERKVFLNQNEDILQDAMHNNDRKVFSFVKEKFDLLLGPQKSKTLIWDLMLESVYRFHHRQLEEIDFYWPFFEEIYRNQEERRVKLKEKDSSHRTLLYLAWYESINKYWFVVEKYNELLNQDEMHRAERNESDSPWYMKLWNHLWFSS